Part of the Gemmatimonadota bacterium genome is shown below.
CCTGTGCGAGCAACGGATCGAATCGCATCTTCCAAATCGAAAACAAAAGCGTGCCAACACTCTCTAAACTCGCCCGATTATCCCATGATCTGAGAATTTGAACAGCCTTGCCAATCTCCCAGTTGGGATCGTATAGCACGGGCCAGGCGCGGTTATAAGCGCGGTAAATCAGCCCCTTAGACTCCTCTGCGTCAACGAGATAATCATCTCGAAGCAAAGCCTGCATATCGCCAACCGCAATATTCTGATGCGTGAGCAACCAGTTCACAATCCGCTGTGCGCGATAATTGGGTCTCCCCCACCCCAAAAACGGTGGGAAATCGTCCCTTTTAAGACCGCTATCAATCGCAACCACATCTGGCGAGACATTGCAATTCTGCAAAGAGCCAGAAGTGGGATTATGCACCTGCGGCAATTGAGAAAATGCAATCATACCTCTCCACTCTGTCTCAGGCATCCAGCCCGGCACGGGCGCGCGCCAATCGAAATCTTCTGATCGCACGGGACAGCGACCATTAAACACGTAAAAAATCTCGCCCATCACATCGCCGTATATCACATTAAAAACCGGTAGCTCCAAATGCGAAAGCGCCTGCTGAAACGCGCCCAGTGACACCGCGCGATTCATCGCCAATAACTGACCCATTGCATCCACGCGATCAGCCACACTCGTACGCGCAGCATAAGCCCAGTTGCCAATCGTCTTATAGACTGGACCGTGATCGGTATAGAAAAATTCGCGTTCAACTTCCCGCATCCCCTCCTCGGTATGAATTTTCACGCGCCGCGACACCACGCGCCTTTTCTCATCTCCATAAAAATAGCGTCTGGGATTGATGGGATCCAGACGCTCTTCGTACAAATCAAAAACATCAGTATCATTGGTGGTAATTGACCAGGCAATGTGGTCATTATGACCGGCAAAAATAACCGGCAAACCAAAAAATGTCGTCCCCATCACATTCAAACCCGCATTGCTGACCAGATGCGCTTCGCAAAGCTGAAAAGGCGTTGTATATGGCAATTGCACATCCATCGCCAGCACGGGTGCGCCGCTGCCAGAACGAGACGGTCCTGCAACCCACAGATTGGACCCCGGCAATTTGGGAACCGATGTCGTCAATCCCACACGAGCCAATTCGGACTCACCGGTCTGCTCGGCAAACAAGAACAAAATCCACTGTACAAGAGCCACGACATCTACCGCCCGCACATCCTGCACCCACTGCGGCAATACCTGCCGATGAATTTCAATATAGTGGTTGATGCCCTCAACAAAAGCCGCGATATATTGCCGCGTCTCCTCAGAAATATCCCCATACCGTTCACCCGCGACACTGTGAATGCGCCATCGCAAAGCCATTTCATCTAATTTTAAGGCCGAAGTGCCTTCGACTTCGGCCAAACGCCCTCTGGCCTGGCGAAAACTCTTCAACATCTGCAGGAGATGGTCTTCTGCCTGTGCATAGCCAAAACCAAACGCGACATCCTCATCTGTGCGCCCATAAATATGGGGTACGCCATAAGCATCGCGCAAAATACGCGCCTTACCTTCTGGAGGTGAAAATAGAGAATCCCCCAGTTTTGCGACCAGCGTATCGACCGGGACTTCAGCCAGCAAAACTGCAAGACTGTCCCGATTAATCACACCCTCTTGCGCCCCACTTTGAGCGGCAAAAGCAATGGGAAATAGAAAGATGACGAATAGACGAATAAACGAATAGACGAACCCCGCCCAACCACCCAGAGTTATTGCAAACTCCGTCGTTGATTCGCTGATTCGTTGATTCGTTGATTCGTTGATTCGCTCCATCCCCTACTCCCTGAACAAATGATCTTCAATGGGCAATGCCATGGCAATGCCATTGGTCGCAGAAATAAGCCCCGCCTCCATAATTTCCTGTGCATTGCGCGACAAATCCGCGCAAGTCACAAAACCGGGCGATGCACCAGATTGAATACAATGAATAAAATATTCGGAGGCATTATTTTCTCCTTCGGGCAATGCATCTGGCGCAATTGTTTTGCCGTCTTTACTACCGCGCGTGTACAAAACAACATCGTTTCCCGCAATAATCGTCCCTTCCGTCCCGTGCAACATCAAATCGTGCGGCGGCTTGTGCGGCACAGCTTCCGTCCATGTCATCTCCAGCCGGCACAGAGCGTTTGGATAGCGCAAAATCATCATCCCATTGTCATCCACGGGCAAATGTGTTTTCAATAGCCGCCCCGCCATTCCCACCACGTGATTTGGACGCCCCAAAAACAACACGCACAAACTCGCGCCATATCCCCCGTAATCGTTAAAAGCACCTGCGCCATTGAGATGGCTATCAAATAGGAAGTCGCAAAAATGTTCGGAACACCCCAACTCATCCGGTCCACAATGTCCACCGCGCCACAGCAGTTGCCACACCTGGCCGATTGCGCCTTCTTGCACCAGGCGATAAGCCGTGCGGATGCCGCGATTCCACGCCGTTGGCCAATTGACCATCAACACCGTCCCCGCCTTTCGAGCAGCCGTCAACATGCGATCTGCTTGTTCTAAGGTCGCTGCCATTGGTTTTTCAACCATCACATGAATCCCGCGCGGCGCACACAATTCCACCACATCGGCGTGATGTGCTGTCGGAGTAAATACAAATACTGCATCCGGCTCCTCATTGTCCAGCAACGCTTCAAAATCATCATATACCAGCTCACAACCCGTTGCCTCGACAAATTGTTCTCTCAGTTCTGCATTGCCATCTGCACCAGCCACCAGCACGGCGTTATCCAGCGCTTTGAGCGCGCGCAAATTTGACCACACGTGATCGTGCGCCAGCCCCAATGCGGCCACTTTTACTCTTTCTGTCATAAGCCCCTCCTCAAATATTCTGAACCGGGATGTACAGGATTTTTGGGTATTCCAGGATAAAACAGATGTGGTTCCAATGATACAGCACAGCACAACATGAGTAAAGAGGAAAAAGGCAATGTATAAAACAAAAAGCCCGGGTGAACTTCTGGAAAAGTTTTTCCGGGCTTTATTTTTTTATCAGATAGCGTAGCGAGTTCTCACTTTTTCTTTCTCGCGTCTTTAATCACCAAATCACCGTCTGCCACCTCCACCTCAATTTGCGCGCCGTCAGAGATATCGCCACTGATCAACGCGCGCCCAATGCGCGTCTCCAATTCGTGCTGTAAGAATCGTTTTAGGGGACGTACACCAAACACTGGATCAAAACCTTTTCGGGCGATAAATACCTTTGTATCCTTTGTCAGTGTGAGGCCAATCTGCCTGTCAGACAATCGGTTACGCAAATCCACAATAAGCAGATCCACAATTTTGGTGATTTCGGACAACAACAGCGGCTTGAACAGCACAACATCATCTATACGATTGAGAAATTCGGGTCTGAACTGCTGTCTCAATTCCGCCATCACCGCATCGCGTGCAGAGTCGCGGATTTCGCCATCGCCGGTCACACCCTCGAGCAAATACGGCGAACCCATATTTGATGTCATAATTACCACCGTATTCTTAAAATCCACGACATGCCCCTGTGCATCTGTCAAGCGGCCGTCATCGAGCAACTGAAGCAAAATATTGAAAACATCGCTGTGAGCCTTTTCAATCTCGTCGAACAAAATCACCGAATACGGTTTGCGGCGCACCGCTTCCGTCAACTGCCCGCCTTCATCATAACCGATATAACCCGGGGGCGCGCCGATCAACCGCGACACCGCGTGCTTTTCCATATACTCACTCATATCAATGCGAATCATACTGTCTTCGCTATCAAAAAGTGCCTCTGATAGCGTGCGTGCGAGTTCGGTCTTGCCAACGCCAGATGGACCTAAGAAAATGAACGACCCGATGGGACGGCGCGGATCCTTGATCCCTGCACGCGCCCGAATCACCGCATCGGCCACCAGAGAAACCGCCTCATCCTGTCCGACGACGCGCTCGTGCAAAATATCGTCCAATCGCAGCAGCTTCTCGCGCTCTCCCTCGACCAATCGCGTCACCGGAATACCCGTCCACCGAGAGGCTATCTCGGCGATTTCCTCCTCAGTCACCTCCTCGCGCAACAACCGATTATCCATCGTTTGAGAATCTTCAGCGTTTTTGAGTTGCCGTTCCAAATCGGGCAATATGCCATGTTTTAACTCTGCGGCGCGGTTGAGATCGTATTGCCGCTCAGCCTCTTCGATCTTGCGTTTTGTCTGCTCAATCTTCGCTCGCAAAGTTCGCACCCCATCCAGTTCCCGCTTTTCATTCTCCCACTGCACGCGCATCGCATCTGCCTGATCCTTTAAATCGGACAACTCTTTCTGAAGTGTCTGCAACCGCTCCCGACTTGACTTGTCCTTTTCCTTTTTCAACGCGGCTTCCTCGATCTCGAACTGCATCACGCGACGGGTTACAGCATCCAGTTCCGAAGGCATGGAGTCGATCTCTGTCCGCACCATTGCACACGCCTCATCCACCAGATCAATCGCCTTATCGGGCAAAAAACGATCTGAAATATATCGATCTGACAATACCACGGCATTGACCAGTGCATTATCCTGAATCCCCACCCCGTGGTGAATCTCAAATCGCTCGCGCAAACCCCGCAGAATCGAAATAGAGTCTTCAGCAGATGGCGCATCGACCATCACGGGTTGGAAGCGTCGCTCAAGAGCAGCGTCTTTTTCGAGATACTGGCGGTGTTCGTCGAGCGTTGTCGCACCAATACAGTGCAATTCGCCCCGCGCCAGCATTGGTTTGAGCATATTCCCCGCGTCCGTAGATCCCTCCGTCTTACCCGCGCCCACAATCGTATGGACCTCGTCGATAAATAACAAAATATGGCCGTCGCTCTGTTTGATCTCATTCAAAACAGCTTTCAAACGCTCTTCAAATTCGCCCCGATATTTCGCGCCGGCCATCAACGCGCCCATATCCAGTGAAAAAATCGACCGATCTTTGAGCCACTCGGGCACATCGCCCCGCACAATCCGCTGCGCCAGACCCTCGATAATCGCGGTCTTTCCCACACCGGGGTCGCCGATCAGTACGGGATTGTTTTTTGTCTTGCGCGACAAAATGCGAATCACGCGACGGATTTCTTCATCGCGCCCAATCACGGGATCTAATTTGCCCGCGCGCGCCTCGGCTACCAGATCAATACCGTATTTTTCAAGTGCCTCATAAGCCATCTCTGGGTTGGCACTCGTCACACTCTGATTGCCGCGAATCTGCGTCAAAACAGACAAAAAATTATCCCGCGTAATATTAAACTGTTTCAGAATGCGCCCCGCCGGGGTCTTATCGCCCTCGCCGATCAGGGCCAGCAACAGATGCTCTACTGAGACATATTCATCCTTCAGCCTTTCAGCTTCGTCCTGAGCGGATAGAAACAGTTTCTGAAAACGCTGCGTCACATAAATTTTGTCCTGTTCAACACCCGGACCAGAAACTTTCGGCAGCCGCGTCAATTCCTTTTCAAGCTCCGATTTTAGAGCATCGCCATCCACTTGCATGCGCACGAGTATGCGAGGCACTAAGCCAGCCTCTTGCGCGACCAAAGCAGCAAGCAGGTGTTCCCCGTCCACCTCCTGATGTCCATATCGCAGTGCTATAGCTTGTGCTTGTTGCACGGCCTCCTGCGATTTCTGTGTCAATTTGTTCCTATCCATTTTGTCGACCCTTTATCAGTCAGTTATCCGTTTCCCTGCCCCGCCTAAAGACAAAAGGCGAGAAGCGAGAAGTCTATCCACTCTCGCGCCTCGCCTCTTAACTTCATACTTCTCACTTCTTACGACACAGCGACTTCAATCTGCCGAGGTTTTGCTGCTTCGGACTTGGGCAACGTCAAAGTCAAAATCCCATCCTTGTAATTCGCAGCGATTTTATCGGCCTGTACTTCTGTGCCGAGCTTAAAGGCGCGCTTAAATTTCCCATAGGAACGTTCACGGCGGAAGAACTGCTTATCCTTCTGCTCGTCTTCGTGCTTCCGCTCGCCTTCAATTGTGAGCACATTATCTTCGAGTGTCACCTTGATATCATCCTTGTTCAGCCCGGGCAATTCGGCGTGAGCGGTAAATTCATGATCCGATTCCACTACATCCACGCGGGGATGCCAGCCCGTGCCGTGCCAGGTGTCCAGGTCGCCCCAGAACTTGCTCACCATGTTGTCGATTTCGCGCTGAATCGCGAAAGACTCTCGGGGTTGCCAACGAATAAGTGCCATCTTACTACCTCCTGTTATTTGGTTGTTGGTTGCTTGTTCGTCTCGCCCTATTTTTATTGCAATCCCCGTGCCACAAATTTCTATTTTAGAAAAATTTGAATAACATATTGTAAATAAACATTTTAAATTTTTTTGGTGTTCTGCACCATCTCTCGGCCTGATGATATGGCATAGACAAGCACCCATTTTTGGCATATCATGTCAAATTGCCAGTGTTCAATTGTCAGTCCAAAGTATTATTTAAAAAAAGAAAAAGCCCCTGAACCGAGGGGTACAGGGGCGAAAAAATAGAAAGCGTGACCGGTCATTTGCCAAAAAGTGTGACCACTAGTCCGATGACCGCACAGGCAGATATAATCAATGTGACGAGTAATTGCCGAAGGGATGAAAAACTACTGTCCATCTTATTCGACAAGTCCCTAATCGCTTGTGTCAATTCGCTGCGTGTGTTATCTACTTCGCTCAAGAGACATTCCCGTCATTGACCAAACACATTGACAAGCAGCCCGACAACCGCGCATGCGGCAATGATCATGGCGACAAAACAAGACCATTGCCACTTTTGGGCATTGCCAAAATCTTGTCGCAATCTGTCAATAGCGTATCTCAAATCTGAAATCGCTTGTGTCAATTCGCTACGTGTGTTATCTACTTCTGTTTCAACCCGTTGTTGCCGGTGAGAAAATTGGTCAAACTGACCCTTTAATTCCGCTTGTGTCTCTTCAACGACGGTTGCCATTTTTGTATCCTTTTTCAACAGATGGATTCATCCATTTTAATATTATAGCGAGTTATGGTCATATTGTCCAGCCTCTATTTTTTAAGTACAAAATTCAAGGGAAAAAACAATGCGATCAACCATCGCCTTCACAATTGTATTTTTATGGGCCTGTGCTTGTTCTGCCAATGACCCGGTACAAACGCTGACCTATTGCGACAATCTTTCGGGATGGTCCAGTGGCTTACAATTGTCTAAAGACGCGCCAGAGGGTCGCTTTGCCGTCGCTGCTTCTCTGCCTGCAGGGCGGACGGGATTCTTTACCTACAATTTTTTCAGCACAGGCCAGGACATTTCCCAAAGACACAGCTTGAGCTTCTGGTGGAAAGTAGAAGGCAATGGTCTGAGGGACCTCAAAATCAAAGTTCGCAACTATCCCCTGGTCGGTGGCTGGGAAGCCGTATATACGATCTGGGAAGGACAAACACCGCCTCAGGGGTGGCAACTTGCAGTTATAGAACTGGCAAAACCTCAATACGATAACTGGGGAAGAGAACCCGATTACAACCAGCGATATATCATATTTAGAACCGAAACCAGTCAAAATTCAAATGCGCGCCTGTTCATCGATCATATTGCAACCGTCGATCAGACCTTTTCCTGGCAAGTTGACGCGCCAGTACATGAAAAAAGCTCCATTGACCATCTCGATTTCGATGGCAACGGAGCCGTTGGTTTTACTGATTTTCTACTCTTCGCCCAAAAATTCGGAGCAACGCAGACCGATGCGGGATATGATCCCATCTACGACCTCGATTCTGACGGACAAATCGGTTTTGGAGATTTTCTCACTTTCGCTGCTGGATTTGGATCTGACGGCACGCAGTGGTACATACCCATCACATTTGAAAATCACACCATACAACCCCTGGGCATTGCGGTGGGAACCGCAACACAGATCCTGTTGACCCAGACCATTCAGGCGGGAACAACCCGGATCCGCGTGCCAATTCCTCGTGAGATTCTCGTTTCACGCGACCCCACCGACACACATCCTATCCCAATTTGGGCGCAAGTTGCAGATTTTATCCAAACGCGGAGCAATTGGATATCCTACCTCCCCCAGCGTATTCCCGCACGCACCTGGACACAATTTGTAGCGGCCAAAGAGAATGGCACAGAACCCATTTTGCCCGACTTTTCATACGCGGGCTATCACTACTTTGACAAGCCCATTCCCGATATCCAGGGCGACGTATTCGACGTCACAGCTTATGGCGCTATCCCCAACGATGGCCTTTCCGATCAGGGAGCCATCGTGCGCGCCATTGCCGCAGCCGAGCAAAACAACGGCGGCATCGTCTTCTTCCCATCCGGCGAATTTCTCGTCAACACCAGCAGGGACAACAACCAGTCCATCTACATCCGCAACAGCAATATCATCCTCAGGGGAAGCGGTAGCCGAAGCGGAGGCACAATTATCCGGCAGGTGAACTACATGCCGCCACTCAATCCCGAACAACTGTGGACATCGCCCTATATGTTCATTTTCCAACCTCGCAACACCAGCGATAGATCCCTGACCTCCATTACGGAAAGTGCCGATCGAGAAACCTTCTATATCACAGTAGCCGACGCCTCCAGACTCGTTCCCGGTCAATGGATAACGCTATATATGAACAGCACTGCAGCCATCTCGGAATTTCTCGCGCCCTACTCGGCAGAATCTATCTGGACCACCATGCTGACCAATGGTATCCAGGTGCGCGAAAAACACAGCATAGCTGAAATACAGGGCAATCGAATTCGCCTCAATGAACCCCTGCACACCGATGTCAACCACACGCATAATTGGACCGTACGCGAATATCAGCACCTCGAGGAAATCGGCGTTGAAGACATCAGCTTTCACGGCACCTGGCTGGATGATTTTGTCCACCACAAAGACGCTATTCACGATGGTGGCTGGAGTTTGCTCCGGCTCACCCGATGTGTCAATTCCTGGATACGGCGCACATCCTTCATCAATTGCAATCGCGCCCTTCGCATAAGTTTGGGTTCTGCCGTATCTGTGTACCACGTCACACAAGGGGGCAATCTGGGCCATTCTTCTATTGCCAGCGATGGCGGTTATGGCGTATGGGTCGGGCTGTCAGAAGATCTCGCAGGCCACTGGCATGGACCGGGCACGAACAGTCGCTCTGCTGGAACCGTGTACTGGCGTTATGACATGCGTTCAGATCAACGCATTGACGCCCATGGTGCTCAACCTTATGCCAGCCTACTCGACCGCGTCAATGGCGGTATCCTGTATGGCAGCGGCGCGTCCCTCGCCAATTACCCCAATCACCTCAAGCACTATGTACTCTGGAATTTCAAACATCGAGGCATTCTGAGATACTACGATTTTTGGCGACCGGGCAACGCGCGCGACCGTTTCGTGCAACCCATTATCGTTGGCTTACACGGTGATCCCGCCACGTTTAATGAAAGCACCCTCCAGGTAATCGAATCCAACGGCAGCCCTGTTGAACCAGAATCGCTCTTCGAAGCCCAACTCGAATCGCGCCTCCAAACCCTACCCCCCTGGCTCAACGACCTCCGCGCAGAATGGAAAACGTTTCGCAACACCCCGCTGCCAAATTTCCCAGCACCGAATTTTTAAGCGCCTTCCTTCCTGAAATATCCCCTCTGCCGCATCAACATGCGATAGAGATCGGGATTTTTCTCAAACGCCTCGCGTCCGTGCAGCCAGAAATGGTTGTTGAGCACCACGAGATGATCGGGCGGCAAAGGCACCAAAACCACCCCCTGCGACGCTTCCATAGAATCGGAAAGATCGCGCAAATATCGGCCCTGCTCAATGGTCTCGGGATAGACAAACTGATCGATAAAACACACACACGCTTTACCGTCCCGTTCGTAGAACGTCGTTTTTTCAACCCTAACGGGATAATTCTTACTCGGCGGCGATTGATAGGTCAGGGGAAAAGAGGCCAGCTGATGGCCGGCAAAGTACTCTAACGCCTCCCAATCATCCAGATGCAACAGCCGCGACTCCCCCCCTACCGCATCGTGCTCTGCCATCTTCATCATCAAAATCCAGTCTGTGCGCTCGCGGACATACGTCCCATCGGTATGGAGCGTGAACAGACGATATGCCTGACGCAAATACGAATCGCTATTATCCGTATCCTTCACCTCGAAACAGGCGTAATAATTCCCCGTCATATCGTCAAAATTGGGAATCCCGATCGCATGTGAAACAGCCGTGCCAAAAGCAACGCGCTGATCCATCGTCTCAAACCCACCTTTAGCCGCAATGGTGAAACCCCCTGTTGCGCGATCTCTAACGATCGCATTGATATGCTCGAAAAAATCGCCACCAACGATATTTTGCAGACAATCGGCGGCGATCAATCTCAGATATGGCACATAAGTCAATCGCTGTTCCGAAAGGTCTTCGACCTCGCGCACAAATGCCGCTGCGGCATCGGCATCAATTGTAATATGGTTCAGCCGGTGATGGTCGGGATGTTGTTTAACCGTGTAGTTCAAAATCAGCCCCTCATGTTCCAAGATTAGACTTGTTCATAAACGTCCGCATTGCCCGCGCTGGATGTCTTTGTTTATACGCGCTGAACACATCGGGAAAATCGCCAATCACAGTACGCGCCCGTTCCAATGCCAGTGCGACGACCTCGCGGGGCGGGTCGCTCAGAGGATTTTTCTCATCGGCATCCACATTCAAATCGTAAACCGTAGCCTCGGGCGACCTTGTCCCCACATCCATGTGTACGCTGTAGCGATCATCCCGCACATTAAAGTTCGTTGCCCAACCCGTTGTGATGTAATCTCGAGCTGGTTCACACGCACCCGTCACACATGCCCAGGCATCTGCCCCATCCATCTCTTCATAGTCAACGTCCAGCATATTGAGAATCGTCGGCGTAATATCCTGATTCTGCGTCCAGATATCCGTTTCTTGCCCGCGCGGCCCACCCGGATGGCGAACAATCCAATTGATCTGCGTATTAAATGGAAATAGCGCGTTACCGCCCTTGCCAAATCGTCCCCTATCCATCAATTGCGTGCCGTGATCGGATACGAACATCACCACCGTATCGTCCCGCAGATTCAATCGGTCAATCGTTTCCAGCAAATGCCCAATCCAGCGATCTACAAATGTGACATAGCCCATATACAATGCTTTTGTGCGCTCGATTTCCGCATCTGTCGCATCGCCAAGGGGCAAGACGCTATGATGGATATAATCCTTCACCGAGGGATCAGAAAAATAAGCATCGGCATACTGCCTTGGCGGATCCCATAACTCGTGTGGACTAAAGCTATCAATCCAAAGGAAAAACGGCTTGTTGCCTCTATTGTCCTCCACCCATTGCGATGCCTCGCGGAACACCTGGGCAGCGAGATAATTTTCTTCGCCCTCCTGCCGATCCAGCATATTGAGCAAATACTGAACAATCACCGCATGTTTCCTGGGGTCTGCATCCCCATCCCGTACATGCGCTGCCAGATCGATCCGCGACAGCGGTCCCGTGCGATATCCATCTTGTTCCTGTCCGCGAACAAAGCGCCACGACAAAAAACCTCGCGTGAAATTCTGCGTCGGCTTAAACATGTGATAGGTATCCGCGACCAGGCCCGTAACAAAACCCGCATCGTGCAGGCGTTCCGCAAGCGTATCCTGATCTGGCGGAATAGGATGCCAGCCAGAGCCTGCTGGCTGAAGCCCTTCATTTGGTGTATCGAACCGCCAGGGAAAGGACGGGATACCCGTAAACACACACCGTCGAAAAGGAATCGTCGGCAATCCCTCTGCAAAACAGCGATTAAAAATCAGGCCGTCAGAAGCCAACTGATCCAAATGAGGCGTTCTCACATGGCTCAACTTTTTGCCCGCTCCAACAATATCTGCTCGAAACGTATCGCAACAGATTACGACCATATTCATAAAATTCTCCTTTTGTGATTCCTGTATTGATCTGACCTATCCTATCCCATTATGATAATCTGCGAGTGCCAGCCTGTCAATATCAGCGGCATATTTCATTTTCAGGTTGACAAAAAATATAGAATATGTGAGATTTCTCCCCACCAAGAGTAGAGGCGCGTTCCGTCATCAGTAATCTGGCACCAGAAAGCGGATCTATAGACCAGATGAAAGGGTCGGGATGCCGAAGCCAAATGTTCCACCGCAGGGCATTTGGCTGGGTCAGCAGATAATATCTGCTGAACTGTCACGGGAAATAATCCCGTGGGGCGCTCTCTTGTAGGCTGTTCCTGCTATATGCAGTCGGCGTGCTTCTACTCTGGCAACCGACTGTTTTTTTGTTCAGATCCGCAGAAAGGAAAAACCGATGTCCAGGCTCAAAGTTGGGGTTCTCGGCGCAACCGGCATGGTCGGACAACGCTTTGTCACATTGCTCGCCGATCATCCCTGGTATGAAGTCACCACCGTTGCCGCCAGCCCGCGCTCTGCAGGGAAAACCTATCGAGAAGCTGTGAAAGGCCGATGGACGCAATGCGATATTGCCATTTCCGCAACAGTATCCGACCTCGTCGTGCAGGACGTGCGCGAAATTGATGCAATCGCATCACAGGTCGATTTCGTCTGCTGCGCGCTCGACATGGAAAAAGAAGAGATTTACAAACTCGAAGAAGCTTATGCAAAAGCTGAAACGCCGGTGATATCCAATAATTCGGCGCACCGCTGGACCCCCGACGTGCCCATTCTTATGCCAGAAATCAATCCAGAGCACGCCGAAATCATTCCGGAGCAGCGCAAACGTCTGGGTACCCAACGCGGTTTTATTGCCGTAAAGCCCAATTGCTCCATTCAGCCTTATGTGCCGGCTTTTCACGCATTGTCAGAATTTGGGCCTTCCAGCGCCTCTATATGCACTTATCAGGCCATTTCCGGTGCGGGTAAAACCTTTGAAACATGGCCAGAAATGATAGACAATATCATCCCCTATATCGGCGGAGAAGAAGACAAAAGCGAAAACGAGCCCCACAAAATCTGGGGCAAAATCGTCAAAGATGAAATTGTGCCCAGCCGCAGTCCGATCATTTCTGCCCAATGCGTTCGGGTTCCCGTCACAGATGGACACATGGCAGCCGTATCTGTATCCTTTGACAAAAAACCCACGGCTGAGGACATCTTCTCACGATGGCAAGACTTCGAAGGAGACCGCAGAGCTACAGGACTGCCCTCCTCGCCCAAAACATTTCTCGCGTACATCGAAGGCGATGACCGCCCGCAGACGCGCTTAGACCGCGATGCAGAAAATGGCATGGGCATTACACTCGGTCGCCTGCGCGAAGACAATCTCTTCGATTACAAATTCATCGCCCTCAGTCACAATACAGTACGCGGTGCAGCAGGCGGTGCTGTCCTGATGGCCGAACTCTTGACCCAGGAGGGGTATATCTAAAACTACGTCACGGCATTTTGTGTTCGTCCCTCCAAAAATGCGATTACATTCTCCACTG
Proteins encoded:
- a CDS encoding DUF4955 domain-containing protein, producing MRSTIAFTIVFLWACACSANDPVQTLTYCDNLSGWSSGLQLSKDAPEGRFAVAASLPAGRTGFFTYNFFSTGQDISQRHSLSFWWKVEGNGLRDLKIKVRNYPLVGGWEAVYTIWEGQTPPQGWQLAVIELAKPQYDNWGREPDYNQRYIIFRTETSQNSNARLFIDHIATVDQTFSWQVDAPVHEKSSIDHLDFDGNGAVGFTDFLLFAQKFGATQTDAGYDPIYDLDSDGQIGFGDFLTFAAGFGSDGTQWYIPITFENHTIQPLGIAVGTATQILLTQTIQAGTTRIRVPIPREILVSRDPTDTHPIPIWAQVADFIQTRSNWISYLPQRIPARTWTQFVAAKENGTEPILPDFSYAGYHYFDKPIPDIQGDVFDVTAYGAIPNDGLSDQGAIVRAIAAAEQNNGGIVFFPSGEFLVNTSRDNNQSIYIRNSNIILRGSGSRSGGTIIRQVNYMPPLNPEQLWTSPYMFIFQPRNTSDRSLTSITESADRETFYITVADASRLVPGQWITLYMNSTAAISEFLAPYSAESIWTTMLTNGIQVREKHSIAEIQGNRIRLNEPLHTDVNHTHNWTVREYQHLEEIGVEDISFHGTWLDDFVHHKDAIHDGGWSLLRLTRCVNSWIRRTSFINCNRALRISLGSAVSVYHVTQGGNLGHSSIASDGGYGVWVGLSEDLAGHWHGPGTNSRSAGTVYWRYDMRSDQRIDAHGAQPYASLLDRVNGGILYGSGASLANYPNHLKHYVLWNFKHRGILRYYDFWRPGNARDRFVQPIIVGLHGDPATFNESTLQVIESNGSPVEPESLFEAQLESRLQTLPPWLNDLRAEWKTFRNTPLPNFPAPNF
- the glaH gene encoding glutarate dioxygenase GlaH gives rise to the protein MNYTVKQHPDHHRLNHITIDADAAAAFVREVEDLSEQRLTYVPYLRLIAADCLQNIVGGDFFEHINAIVRDRATGGFTIAAKGGFETMDQRVAFGTAVSHAIGIPNFDDMTGNYYACFEVKDTDNSDSYLRQAYRLFTLHTDGTYVRERTDWILMMKMAEHDAVGGESRLLHLDDWEALEYFAGHQLASFPLTYQSPPSKNYPVRVEKTTFYERDGKACVCFIDQFVYPETIEQGRYLRDLSDSMEASQGVVLVPLPPDHLVVLNNHFWLHGREAFEKNPDLYRMLMRQRGYFRKEGA
- a CDS encoding sulfatase yields the protein MNMVVICCDTFRADIVGAGKKLSHVRTPHLDQLASDGLIFNRCFAEGLPTIPFRRCVFTGIPSFPWRFDTPNEGLQPAGSGWHPIPPDQDTLAERLHDAGFVTGLVADTYHMFKPTQNFTRGFLSWRFVRGQEQDGYRTGPLSRIDLAAHVRDGDADPRKHAVIVQYLLNMLDRQEGEENYLAAQVFREASQWVEDNRGNKPFFLWIDSFSPHELWDPPRQYADAYFSDPSVKDYIHHSVLPLGDATDAEIERTKALYMGYVTFVDRWIGHLLETIDRLNLRDDTVVMFVSDHGTQLMDRGRFGKGGNALFPFNTQINWIVRHPGGPRGQETDIWTQNQDITPTILNMLDVDYEEMDGADAWACVTGACEPARDYITTGWATNFNVRDDRYSVHMDVGTRSPEATVYDLNVDADEKNPLSDPPREVVALALERARTVIGDFPDVFSAYKQRHPARAMRTFMNKSNLGT
- the asd gene encoding aspartate-semialdehyde dehydrogenase; the protein is MSRLKVGVLGATGMVGQRFVTLLADHPWYEVTTVAASPRSAGKTYREAVKGRWTQCDIAISATVSDLVVQDVREIDAIASQVDFVCCALDMEKEEIYKLEEAYAKAETPVISNNSAHRWTPDVPILMPEINPEHAEIIPEQRKRLGTQRGFIAVKPNCSIQPYVPAFHALSEFGPSSASICTYQAISGAGKTFETWPEMIDNIIPYIGGEEDKSENEPHKIWGKIVKDEIVPSRSPIISAQCVRVPVTDGHMAAVSVSFDKKPTAEDIFSRWQDFEGDRRATGLPSSPKTFLAYIEGDDRPQTRLDRDAENGMGITLGRLREDNLFDYKFIALSHNTVRGAAGGAVLMAELLTQEGYI